In Torulaspora globosa chromosome 1, complete sequence, a genomic segment contains:
- the MPC3 gene encoding mitochondrial pyruvate carrier (ancestral locus Anc_5.83) → MSALNIAFRRFWNSETGPRTVHFWAPTLKWGLVIAGLSDIHRPVEKVSGPQNLSLLATALIWTRWSFVIKPKNYLLASVNFFLGCTAGYHISRIVNYRIRSGDSAGQVVRYIFNGEQGAGQPQQCENKKLVLHSGNANEYKH, encoded by the coding sequence ATGTCAGCTCTTAATATTGCTTTTAGGAGGTTTTGGAATAGTGAAACGGGTCCGAGAACGGTACATTTCTGGGCTCCGACGTTGAAATGGGGGCTTGTGATCGCTGGATTGAGCGATATCCATCGTCCCGTGGAGAAAGTGTCTGGACCGCAGAATTTGTCGCTTCTCGCCACGGCGTTGATATGGACGCGGTGGTCGTTTGTGATCAAGCCCAAGAACTACCTGCTAGCGTCGGTGAACTTCTTTCTCGGATGTACGGCCGGGTACCACATCTCGCGGATCGTCAACTACAGGATACGCAGCGGGGACTCTGCGGGACAGGTGGTCAGGTATATCTTCAACGGGGAGCAGGGCGCCGGGCAGCCGCAGCAGTGtgagaacaagaagctggTTTTGCATTCTGGTAATGCAAACGAATATAAGCATTAA
- the BRF1 gene encoding transcription factor TFIIIB subunit BRF1 (ancestral locus Anc_5.80), with protein sequence MPVCRSCRGTEFERDLSNANNDLVCKNCGVVSEDNPIVSEVTFGETSAGAAVVQGSFIGAGQSHASFGSHGGSSALESREATLNNARRKLRAVSHALNIPEYIMEAAYQWYKLALANNFVQGRRSQNVIASCLYVACRKEKTHHMLIDFSSRLQVGVYSIGATFLKMVKALHITKLPLADPSLFIQHFAEKLDLGDKKIKVVKDAVKLAQRMSRDWMYEGRRPAGIAGACILLACRMNNLRRTHSEIVAVSHVAEETLQQRLNEFKNTKAGKLSIKEFRNDESTEPGAHPPSFAKNRIKETKLKRKLDRMEMNETSEEALNRNPILTQILGEQELSSREILYYLKQFSQRREQEIKNMKATHGIDDLHVYRTESQDDEPADDQKDTNGDGKFQDSIDGYTLETDPYRPRNLHLLPTTKSLLSKVPDDPDNLEDVDDEELDAQLLDDEASKLKERIWIGINGEYLLEQESKRLKQEADVAAGNTSGKRRRTKRRKKTSAEIDAAAAAGMMSDLKDESGLKAALKAAEESGDFTAADSVKNMLQKASFSKKINYDAVDGLFK encoded by the coding sequence ATGCCTGTTTGTCGGTCCTGTAGGGGGACAGAGTTTGAGAGAGACCTTTCGAACGCGAATAATGACCTTGTGTGTAAGAACTGTGGTGTTGTCTCGGAGGATAATCCGATCGTGTCGGAAGTGACGTTTGGCGAAACGAGTGCCGGTGCTGCGGTCGTCCAGGGGTCTTTCATCGGTGCCGGTCAAAGTCATGCGTCTTTTGGGTCGCATGGTGGCTCGAGTGCGCTGGAGTCCCGCGAAGCTACGCTGAACAATGCTCGAAGGAAGCTTCGTGCTGTCTCCCATGCGTTGAACATTCCGGAGTATATCATGGAGGCCGCATACCAGTGGTACAAGCTTGCCCTGGCGAACAATTTTGTCCAGGGACGACGTTCTCAGAATGTGATCGCATCTTGCCTGTACGTGGCATGCCGTAAAGAAAAGACCCATCACATGTTGATCGACTTCTCCTCCAGATTGCAAGTTGGTGTTTATTCTATTGGTGCTACATTCCTGAAAATGGTGAAGGCGCTGCATATCACTAAACTGCCTCTAGCGGATCCTTCACTGTTTATTCAGCACTTTGCCGAGAAACTAGACCTTGGAGATAAGAAAATCAAGGTTGTGAAGGATGCAGTCAAGCTTGCCCAGAGGATGTCGCGCGACTGGATGTACGAAGGTCGTAGACCAGCAGGGATTGCCGGAGCCTGTATTTTATTGGCTTGCAGGATGAACAACTTGAGAAGAACACATTCGGAGATCGTGGCCGTGTCCCATGTGGCTGAAGAGACGCTCCAACAACGTTTGAACGAGTTCAAGAACACTAAAGCTGGGAAGCTTTCCATCAAAGAATTCAGGAATGATGAGTCAACGGAGCCTGGAGCTCATCCCCCCTCGTTTGCAAAAAATAGGATCAAAGAGACAAAgttgaagaggaagctgGACCGGATGGAGATGAATGAGACAAGCGAAGAAGCTCTAAACCGAAATCCCATCTTAACGCAGATTCTTGGTGAGCAAGAACTCTCCTCGCGTGAAATCTTGTATTACCTAAAGCAGTTTTCGCAAAGACGAGAGCAGGAAATCAAGAATATGAAAGCGACACATGGGATCGATGATTTACACGTTTACCGGACTGAATCACAGGACGACGAGCCTGCCGATGATCAGAAAGACACTAACGGGGATGGCAAATTTCAAGATAGCATAGACGGCTACACCCTGGAAACAGATCCGTATAGACCACGTAACTTGCATCTGCTTCCCACCACCAAATCACTGCTGTCAAAGGTGCCGGACGATCCAGACAACTTGGAAGATGTggacgacgaggagctgGATGCACAACTCCTGGACGACGAGGCGtcgaagttgaaggaaaGGATATGGATTGGGATAAACGGTGAGTATCTGCTCGAGCAGGAAAGCAAGCGTTTAAAGCAGGAAGCGGATGTGGCCGCTGGAAACACCTCTGGTAAGAGAAGACGCACCAAAAGACGCAAGAAAACGTCTGCGGAGATCGATGCTGCCGCAGCGGCTGGCATGATGTCAGACTTAAAGGACGAATCCGGTTTGAAAGCTGCCTTGAAAGCTGCCGAGGAGAGCGGTGATTTCACTGCAGCGGACAGCGTCAAAAACATGCTACAAAAAGCTagtttctcgaagaaaatcaaCTACGACGCTGTCGATGGTCTGTTCAAGTAA
- the LSC2 gene encoding succinate--CoA ligase (GDP-forming) subunit beta (ancestral locus Anc_5.82) has translation MLGAAFRQRAGVRVAQQVRQLSIHEFRSAELLRQYGVGTPRGQAATSADEAFEVAKKLNTDRLVVKAQALTGGRGKGHFDTGFKSGVHMCGSPEEARELAGQMLQHKLITKQSGPRGKLVSAVYLVERVDAKHEAYLSILLDRKTKKPLIICSSEGGMNIEEVAEKNPDAIKKFYITPSEGITDETCQAVSENLGFSKEAQPEAAQAVRKLYQIFTERDATQIEINPFSEVANSERKVMCMDAKFGFDDNASFKQKDVWAWRDLSQEDPDEVVAKQYDLNFVKLQGNIGCLVNGAGLAMATMDVIKLYGGDPANFLDCGGGATPETIKKAFELILSNKKVDAIFVNIFGGIVRCDYVAEGLVNAAKELGVTVPIVARLQGTKLEEGQQIIRDSGLKIFSFDELDPAAQKAVQLANEHHSSAKK, from the coding sequence ATGTTAGGAGCCGCTTTTCGTCAACGTGCCGGTGTGAGAGTCGCCCAACAGGTGAGACAATTGTCAATTCATGAGTTTCGGTCAGCTGAGTTGTTGAGGCAGTACGGCGTTGGCACGCCTCGAGGCCAAGCGGCTACATCCGCAGATGAGGCGTTCGAAGTTGCTAAGAAGCTGAACACGGATAGATTGGTGGTGAAGGCGCAGGCACTTACCGGTGGTAGAGGCAAGGGGCACTTCGACACTGGATTCAAGAGCGGAGTGCATATGTGTGGCAGCCCGGAGGAAGCGCGCGAGCTTGCTGGCCAGATGTTGCAGCACAAGCTGATCACCAAGCAGAGCGGACCCCGTGGTAAGCTAGTGAGCGCCGTGTATCTGGTGGAGCGAGTCGACGCGAAGCACGAGGCGTACCTGTCGATCCTGTTGGACCGGAAAACCAAGAAGCCGCTGATTATCTGCTCGAGCGAAGGTGGTATGAACATCGAGGAGGTTGCTGAGAAGAACCCGGACGCGATCAAAAAGTTCTACATCACGCCTTCCGAGGGGATCACGGACGAGACCTGCCAAGCCGTCAGCGAGAACCTCGGATTCAGCAAGGAAGCGCAGCCGGAGGCCGCGCAAGCGGTCAGGAAACTGTACCAGATCTTCACCGAGCGCGACGCGACGCAGATCGAGATCAACCCGTTCAGCGAAGTCGCCAACAGCGAGCGCAAAGTGATGTGCATGGACGCCAAGTTCGGCTTTGACGACAACGCGTCGTTCAAGCAGAAGGACGTTTGGGCTTGGAGAGATCTCTCGCAGGAGGACCCCGACGAAGTGGTCGCCAAGCAGTACGACCTGAACTTTGTCAAGTTGCAAGGTAACATCGGATGTCTGGTCAACGGCGCCGGGCTCGCCATGGCGACGATGGACGTGATCAAGCTGTACGGCGGAGACCCAGCCAACTTCCTCGACTGCGGCGGCGGCGCCACGCCTGAGacgatcaagaaggcgTTCGAGCTGATCCTCTCGAACAAGAAGGTCGACGCCATATTCGTGAACATCTTTGGCGGCATCGTCCGCTGCGACTACGTTGCCGAGGGTCTCGTCAACGCGGCCAAGGAGCTCGGCGTCACCGTGCCCATCGTCGCCCGTCTGCAGGGCACCAAGCTCGAGGAGGGCCAGCAGATCATCCGCGACAGCGGtctcaagatcttctcgtTCGACGAGCTCGACCCGGCCGCGCAGAAGGCCGTCCAGCTTGCCAACGAACACCACTCTTCCGCAAAGAAATGA
- the CPD1 gene encoding 2',3'-cyclic-nucleotide 3'-phosphodiesterase (ancestral locus Anc_5.79): MTIALWYCPQQGSAAYEILELLIESLQSIFPSSPRFEPHITITNNLVCNDPDDVNKILTSCVAAVQSIKPLLGSASSGGQLVSFKRCSVGKKFFDKVVLECHENRYLISIAQIMRELYVEIDDTSRSQRAATWARDEFRPHLSLLYSETYPISQAFLRIIQQRIEDALDVQLRSLPATGGDRQLAWQLSTTPTCSWSLPGTFKVVKCEGPVDEWQVLGRTDV, from the coding sequence ATGACGATTGCACTCTGGTACTGCCCGCAGCAGGGTTCTGCTGCGTATGAGATTCTCGAGCTGTTGATCGAGTCCCTCCAAAGCATATTCCCCAGCTCGCCAAGGTTCGAGCCACACATCACGATCACGAATAACCTGGTGTGCAACGACCCGGATGACGTGAACAAGATTCTGACCTCCTGCGTCGCTGCGGTGCAGTCGATCAAGCCGCTACTCGGGTCTGCAAGCAGCGGCGGACAGCTGGTCTCATTCAAGCGCTGCAGCGTGGGAAagaagttcttcgacaaggTGGTCCTTGAGTGTCACGAAAACAGATACCTGATCAGCATTGCCCAGATCATGAGAGAACTTTACGTCGAGATAGACGACACATCCCGGAGCCAGAGGGCGGCGACGTGGGCTCGAGACGAGTTTCGCCCGCATCTCTCGCTGCTGTACTCCGAGACCTACCCCATCAGCCAGGCGTTCCTGCGGATTATACAGCAGAGGATAGAAGACGCCCTGGATGTCCAATTGCGCAGCCTGCCCGCGACGGGCGGCGACCGCCAGCTCGCCTGGCAGCTTTCCACCACGCCGACTTGCTCGTGGAGTCTGCCGGGCACTTTCAAGGTGGTCAAGTGCGAGGGCCCCGTCGACGAATGGCAAGTGCTCGGGAGAACAGATGTCTGA
- the SDA1 gene encoding Sda1p (ancestral locus Anc_5.81), whose protein sequence is MAKRGRAAILPTNIILLQNLVKRDPESYHEEFLQQYAHYESLRDIFMLQGLTGSENIGVSGETGSSGSSGTTSTTEQLLELIGFVSQVCSCFPKETANFPDELKQLVLEHHKSLPFALKEKIIASLTMLRNKGVITAEQFIQTLFPLLIAYSSQGNALTVNSHARELRQLIYKNLISLLKSCNTGSKNQKLNRSTQAVCFNLLDQPDSQGIWASKLTRELWRRGIWDDSRTVEIMTQATLHSDVKIAISGVMFFLDADREREANFEEDSDDEGGFDLDAVKHKMQVNKKTGRRNKKLENAIKTYKKKKSGSGQPSGYLNFSAIHLLRDPQGFAEKLFNQHLSGKSNTKFDLDQKISLMQLISRMVGTHKLMILGLYTFFLKYLTPKQRDVTKIMSACAQACHELVPPENLQVLVRKIADEFVSDGVASEVAAAGLNTIKEICSRAPLAIDETLLQDLVEYRSSKAKGVNMAAKSLVTLYREVAPEMLKKKDRGKVASMELQEARREGQDIKQKRPQFGVETDQVEGIAGIELLAKWKQENGDGDEDEEANWEVDEEAASEDDVDGEWVTIESDKEYDVEMSDSDDKDSDLELSEDEDGDAGKKPAKIEPEEAFRDLASTRVLTPADFAKLNELRAEEGVSKLMGFPNKKNEELVDSETLVGPVKYKQTREERIQKIMEGREGRDKFGSRRGKRDKAHSTTNREKARKKNFVMMIHKRSVQGKQKMSLRDKQKVLRAHITKQKKKGF, encoded by the coding sequence ATGGCAAAACGTGGGAGGGCTGCTATTTTGCCGACTAATATTATTCTGCTGCAAAATTTGGTGAAGCGTGATCCGGAATCATACCATGAAGAGTTCCTACAGCAATATGCCCATTACGAGTCATTGAGAGATATCTTTATGCTGCAAGGTTTGACAGGTTCGGAGAATATCGGAGTCTCTGGTGAAACAGGTTCTTCTGGTTCTTCAGGTACCACAAGTACAACCgagcagcttcttgagctAATCGGCTTTGTTTCGCAAGTCTGTTCATGTTTTCCCAAGGAGACCGCAAACTTTCCTGACGAGCTGAAGCAATTGGTTCTTGAGCATCACAAATCACTGCCGTTTGCATtaaaggaaaagatcatcGCATCACTGACGatgctgagaaacaaaGGTGTGATCACAGCTGAACAATTTATTCAGACATTGTTCCCTCTGCTGATTGCTTACTCGTCTCAAGGCAATGCCTTAACAGTAAATTCCCATGCGCGTGAACTGAGACAACTGATATACAAGAATCTGATTTCCTTGCTGAAGAGCTGTAACACAGGATCGAAAAACCAGAAGCTGAACAGATCTACCCAGGCTGTCTGCTTTAACTTGCTCGACCAGCCCGACTCTCAAGGTATTTGGGCTTCCAAGCTGACGAGAGAGCTGTGGAGGCGAGGCATTTGGGATGATTCCAGAACTGTTGAGATCATGACCCAGGCGACACTACACAGTGACGTGAAGATCGCCATCTCAGGAGTCATGTTCTTTCTAGACGCAGATAGAGAACGTGAGGCCAATTTCGAGGAAGATTCTGACGACGAAGGAGGATTCGATCTGGATGCAGTTAAACATAAGATGCAGGTTAATAAGAAAACCGGTAGACGTAATAAAAAATTAGAGAATGCTATCAAGACttacaagaagaaaaaaagcGGTTCCGGACAGCCCAGCGGCTATCTGAATTTCAGTGCAATCCATCTTTTGCGAGATCCACAGGGATTCGCtgagaagcttttcaaCCAGCATTTATCTGGGAAGAGTAATACGAAGTTTGACCTTGATCAGAAGATCTCGCTGATGCAGCTGATCTCCAGAATGGTTGGTACGCACAAATTGATGATTCTGGGGCTATACACTTTCTTCCTGAAGTATCTAACTCCGAAGCAAAGAGATGTGACAAAGATAATGTCGGCGTGTGCCCAAGCATGTCACGAATTGGTGCCACCAGAGAACTTACAAGTACTTGTCCGCAAGATCGCAGACGAATTCGTGTCAGACGGTGTCGCCTCCGAGGTGGCGGCGGCTGGTTTGAAcaccatcaaagaaatatGTTCTCGTGCACCTCTGGCGATCGACGAAACCTTGCTGCAGGATCTAGTGGAGTACAGGAGCTCCAAGGCGAAGGGTGTCAACATGGCGGCCAAATCGCTGGTGACCCTGTACCGTGAGGTTGCGCCagagatgttgaagaagaaggaccGTGGTAAGGTTGCCTCTATGGAATTGCAGGAAGCCAGACGTGAAGGCCAGGACatcaagcagaagagaCCGCAATTTGGTGTCGAAACTGACCAAGTCGAGGGCATTGCTGGTATTGAACTGCTTGCCAAATGGAAACAAGAGAACGGGGACGgcgacgaggacgaggaagcCAATTGGGAAGTCGACGAGGAAGCCGCCAGTGAGGACGATGTGGACGGTGAGTGGGTCACCATTGAAAGCGATAAAGAGTACGATGTCGAGATgagcgacagcgacgacAAGGACTCTGATCTGGAACTCAGcgaagacgaagacggCGACGCCGGCAAGAAGCCTGCAAAGATCGAGCCAGAGGAGGCATTTCGCGACCTTGCATCTACCAGAGTGCTCACCCCAGCTGATTTCGCAAAGCTGAATGAACTGCgcgctgaagaaggtgtcTCCAAGCTAATGGGCTTcccaaacaagaagaacgaagaGCTCGTCGACTCCGAGACCCTGGTCGGCCCCGTCAAGTACAAGCAGACCCGTGAAGAGAGgatccagaagatcatGGAGGGCCGCGAAGGCCGTGACAAGTTTGGCAGTCGACGCGGCAAGCGGGACAAGGCTCACTCGACCACCAACAGAGAAAAggccagaaagaagaattttgTCATGATGATCCACAAGCGCTCAGTACAGGgcaagcagaagatgtcGCTGCGAGATAAGCAGAAGGTTCTCCGTGCTCACATCAcaaagcaaaagaagaagggaTTCTAG